In the genome of Tachysurus vachellii isolate PV-2020 chromosome 9, HZAU_Pvac_v1, whole genome shotgun sequence, one region contains:
- the LOC132851124 gene encoding extracellular calcium-sensing receptor-like, with the protein MQQKQWKHFVMLFIVLLFTLSLAKGEYCHILENPSDPLLTKHGDVIIGAIFTIHRETQMQSLTYTEKPQPLICNSFDLRELRHTQAMIFAIEEINRSNSLLPNITVGYRIYDSCRSGLLSMKAAMALMNGQDMTADGACSGQAVVQAIIGESESTPTIALTKTTGPFQIPVVSHASTCECLSNIKEYPSFFRTILSNYYFGTALAYLVKHFGWTWMGAVHSDNDYGNSGIAIFLKAAKEEGICVEYSEKFDRSVPSKMKKTADIIKKGTAKVIIVFLSSFDMNILIEQLIVYNLTGYQIIGVTWIFTGGLATPASFTVLGGSIGFDVGKLKIAGFADYVLNGFWQKDFPCLDKDGKVSQTESYCSKYEEMIQFKNYSKDLSELRFTNNVYNAVYAVAHSLHSLLRCTEKSCEKNKTIQSWQVVESLKKVNFTSKIGDHILFNNTGAMVVKYDVLNWQRGLNGEVVFKVVGYYDSSLPAGQQFVLNHEDIIWAGEKREKPRSVCSESCPPGTRKAAQKGRPVCCYDCIPCAEGEISNKTDSNNCEQCPGEYWSNALKDKCVLKVVEFLSFTEDMGIILIFFSLLGATLTVLVAILFLIEKDTPIVKANNSELSFLLLFSLTLCFLCSLTFIGKPSQWSCMLRHTVFGITFVLCISCVLGKTVVVLMAFRATLPGSNVMKWFGPLQQRLSVLAFTLIQVLICVVWLTVSPPFPYKNMNYYKEKIILECSLGSAIGFWAVLGYIGVLAFLCFVLAFLARKLPDNFNEAKFITFSLLIFCAVWITFIPAYVSSPGKFTVAVEIFAILASSFALLFCIFTPKCYIILFKPELNSKKNMMGKPASKSL; encoded by the exons ATGCAGCAAAAGCAGTGGAAACACTTTGTGATGTTATTCATTGTACTACTCTTTACTCTTAGCCTGGCAAAGGGAGAATATTGCCATATTCTGGAAAACCCATCAGATCCTTTGCTGACTAAACATGGAGATGTGATAATTGGAGCAATATTTACAATACATCGTGAAACACAGATGCAGTCATTGACATACACTGAAAAACCTCAACCTTTAATCTGCAATAG CTTTGACCTACGTGAATTACGCCATACTCAGGCTATGATTTTTGCCATTGAAGAAATCAACAGAAGCAACAGCTTGCTCCCAAATATCACAGTTGGTTACAGGATTTATGACAGCTGTCGCTCAGGTTTGTTATCTATGAAAGCAGCCATGGCTTTGATGAATGGTCAGGACATGACAGCAGATGGAGCCTGTTCTGGACAAGCAGTAGTACAAGCTATCATAGGAGAGTCAGAGTCTACTCCTACTATAGCACTCACAAAAACTACAGGACCATTTCAGATCCCAGTG GTAAGCCATGCTTCTACATGTGAATGTCTGAGCAACATAAAGGAGTACCCATCTTTCTTCAGGACCATACTTAGTAACTACTACTTTGGTACAGCTCTGGCATATTTGGTCAAGCACTTTGGTTGGACTTGGATGGGAGCTGTACACAGTGATAATGATTATGGAAACAGTGGAATTGCTATTTTTCTGAAAGCAGCCAAAGAGGAGGGAATATGTGTTGAGTACTCTGAGAAGTTTGACCGCTCAGTTCcttctaaaatgaaaaaaactgCTGATATTATTAAGAAAGGCACAGCCAAAGTAATCATTGTATTTCTCTCCTCCTTTGATATGAACATTCTAATAGAACAGCTTATTGTATATAATCTCACTGGCTACCAAATCATTGGTGTTACATGGATTTTTACTGGTGGACTAGCAACACCAGCAAGTTTTACTGTACTGGGTGGATCTATTGGTTTTGATGTGGGAAAACTGAAAATTGCTGGGTTTGCTGACTATGTTCTCAATGGATTTTGGCAAAAAGATTTCCCTTGCTTGGATAAAGATGGAAAGGTTTCTCAGACTGAAAGCTACTGCAGCAAATATGAAGAGATGATTCAATTTAAAAACTATAGTAAAGATTTATCAGAACTGAGATTTACAAATAATGTCTACAATGCAGTTTATGCTGTGGCACATTCACTTCACAGCCTGTTGAGATGCACAGAAAAGAgctgtgagaaaaacaaaacaatacaatcaTGGCAG GTTGTTGAGTCTCTAAAAAAGGTAAATTTTACCAGTAAAATTGGGGACCATATTCTGTTCAACAACACTGGGGCAATGGTTGTAAAGTATGATGTGTTGAACTGGCAACGAGGGCTCAATGGAGAAGTGGTGTTTAAGGTTGTGGGCTATTATGATTCCTCTCTGCCAGCTGGACAGCAATTTGTACTAAATCATGAAGATATAATCTGGgctggagagaaaagagag aaGCCGAGGTCTGTGTGCAGTGAGAGCTGTCCTCCAGGAACCAGGAAAGCTGCACAGAAAGGAAGGCCTGTCTGCTGCTATGACTGTATACCATGTGCAGAAGGAGAGATCAGTAACAAGACAG ATTCAAATAACTGTGAGCAGTGTCCAGGAGAATATTGGTCTAATGCTCTCaaagataaatgtgttttaaaggttgtagagtttctttcatttacagAGGATATGGGGATAATactgatatttttttccttgcttGGAGCTACATTAACTGTGTTAGTAgcaattttatttcttatagaaaAAGACACTCCCATTGTTAAAGCCAACAACTCTGAGCTGAGCTTcctgctgctcttctctctgactctgtgcttcCTCTGTTCACTTACTTTCATTGGAAAGCCCTCTCAGTGGTCCTGTATGCTGCGTCACACAGTGTTTGGGATCACCTTTGTCCTCTGTATCTCCTGTGTTCTGGGGAAAACAGTAGTGGTGTTAATGGCCTTCAGGGCTACACTTCCAGGAAGTAACGTCATGAAATGGTTTGGGCCTCTACAGCAGAGACTCAGTGTACTCGCCTTCACTCTCATACAGGTTCTTATCTGTGTAGTTTGGCTAACAGTTTCTCCTCCTTTCCCATACAAAAACATGAACTACTACAAGGAAAAGATTATATTAGAATGTAGCTTGGGCTCAGCTATAGGTTTCTGGGCTGTGTTGGGTTATATAGGAGTTCTTGCTTTCTTGTGCTTTGTTTTAGCTTTTCTAGCTAGGAAGCTGCCTGATAATTTTAATGAAGctaaattcattacattcagcCTACTGATATTCTGTGCCGTTTGGATCACTTTTATTCCAGCTTATGTCAGCTCTCCTGGAAAATTCACTGTAGCTGTGGAGATATTTGCTATTCTGGCCTCCAGTTTTGCTCTactattctgtatatttacacctaaatgttatATCATTCTGTTTAAACCTGAACTGAACTCAAAGAAAAATATGATGGGGAAACCGGCATCTAAATCACTCTAA